One Pieris napi chromosome Z, ilPieNapi1.2, whole genome shotgun sequence DNA window includes the following coding sequences:
- the LOC125062601 gene encoding transient receptor potential cation channel subfamily A member 1, which yields MLNSQDRVTSGDVCLLTESPFRILRAAENGNVDDFMRLYMSEPTRLTVKDARGRTPAHQAAARNHTNILLFIKNYSGDLNIRDNMGNTPLHVAVENESLDAIEFLLQQHVDTGILNEKTQAPIHLATELNKVSVLQVFAKYKTEFNVDLGGEHGRTALHFAAIHDHDLCAQILITDFNPECNRPCNNGYYPIHEAAKNASSRTMEIFLQWAESKGCTREQMLSLYDNEGNVPLHSAVHGGDIKAVELCLKSGAKISTQQHDFSTPVHLACAQGALDIVKLMFTMQPAEKIPCLNSCDVQKMTPIHCAAMFDHPDIVNYLVSEGSDMNPLDKEMRSPILLAASRGGWRTVHMLIRLGADLKLKDINMRNVLHLIVINGGRLEEFAKNCQQHCELSLEMLLNEKDKTGCSPLHYASREGHIRSLENLIKLGACINLKNNKNESPLHFAARYGRYHTVCQLLDSEKGTFIINESDGEGLTPLHIASREGHTRVVHLLLNRGALLHRDHNGRNPLHLAAMSGYTQTIELLHSVHSHLLDQADKDGNTPLHLATMENKPNSIALLLSMGCCLSYNSLDMSAIDYAIYYKFPEAALAMVTHEHRAQEVMSLRSDRHPCVTLALIAYMPRVFEAVQDKCITKANCKKDSKSFYIKYTFSALCPPIIIDDLNKKPDVFVKSPLPVMNIKYRFRYYQHTKLEIAALRQALDNPKFRPEPLSVINAMVAHGRVELLAHPLSQKYLQMKWNSYGKYFHLMNLLFYCIFLVFITLYGYLLMRNTTEFEKRSLLMRNASVENQTSMFKNFSRLSKNFTFTNFTSPYESDKITIFPFTIAFESMVAFYTCTMAIRVYTCIYFVWEIYNIKQQKWHYLADPANFVSWILYVSSSLMVWPSESSENLQYSAASLTMFLSWFELLLLLQRFDQIGIYVVMFLEILQTLIKVLMVFSILIIAFGLSFYVLLSKGHHLSFNSIPMALMRTFAMMLGEIDFVGTYIQPYYNTESHTDLVLPFPLMTFFMLGLFMVFMPILLMNLLIGLAVGDIESVRRNAQLKRLAMQVVLHTELERKLPAFCLEKVDKNEVIEYPNTNHCKLGFFETLRKWFTNPFSEDATLDIVLESNEDYVASQLEKQKYRLREMNHLMEQQQTLLRLIVQKMEIKTEADDVDEGIAPNESRFLPRWNSPRIRKKLRPGSSFNKGI from the exons ATGTTGAATAGTCAAGACCGTGTCACTTCTGGTGATGTCTGTCTCTTAACCGAGAGCCCGTTCAGAATACTCAGG GCCGCAGAGAACGGCAATGTGGATGATTTCATGCGTTTGTATATGAGTGAACCAACTCGTCTTACTGTAAAAGATGCTCGCGGAAGGACACCAGCTCACCAAGCGGCAGCAAGAAACCACACAAACATCCTCCTCTTTATCAAGAACTATTCTGGAG ATTTGAATATTCGAGACAATATGGGAAACACCCCACTTCACGTTGCTGTTGAGAATGAGTCTTTAGACGCCATCGAATTTCTTCTGCAACA ACATGTCGATACCGGAATTTTAAATGAGAAGACCCAAGCTCCTATACATTTAGCTACCGAACTAAACAAG GTATCCGTTTTACAAGTCTTCGCCAAGTACAAGACTGAATTTAATGTTGATCTTGGTGGTGAACATGGTCGTACTGCTCTGCACTTCGCAGCGATCCATGACCACGACTTATGCGCACAGATATTG ATCACGGATTTCAATCCGGAGTGCAACCGTCCATGCAATAATGGCTACTACCCCATTCACGAAGCAGCAAAGAATGCCTCCTCAAGAACAATGGAAATATTTCTTCAATGGGCGGAATCCAAGGGATGCACTCGTGAACAAATGTTATCGCTCTACGATAATGAAGGAAATGTTCCTCTTCACTCCGCAGTACATGGGGGGGACATTAAGGCGGTTGAACTATGCCTTAAGTCTGGAGCAAAGATTTCTACACAACAACACGACTTTTCCACTCCCGTACATCTAGCATGTGCCCAG GGCGCACTTGATATTGTAAAGCTTATGTTTACAATGCAACCAGCAGAGAAAATTCCATGTCTCAACTCATGTGATGTTCAGAAAATGACACCAATACATTGTGCTGCAATGTTTGATCACCCTGATATTGTGAACTACTTAGTGTCTGAAGGTTCAGATATGAATCCACTGGATAAGGAGATGCGATCTCCAATATTACTTGCCGCTTCAAGGGGTGGTTGGAGAACGGTTCACATGCTG atacgTCTTGGTGCCGATCTAAAGTTAAAAGATATAAACATGAGAAACGTTCTACACTTGATTGTAATTAATGGAGGTCGGCTTGAGGAGTTTGCAAAGAATTGCCAA CAACACTGTGAGCTAAGTTTAGAAATGCTTTTGAATGAAAAGGATAAGACTGGTTGCTCCCCTCTGCATTACGCAAGTCGCGAAGGACATATTCGATCGTTggaaaacttaattaaacttGGGGCTTGCATAAATCtcaagaataataaaaacgaaaGTCCTTTACACTTTGCAGCAAG ATATGGCCGTTATCACACCGTTTGTCAGTTGCTCGATTCTGAGAAGGGTAcgtttataattaatgaaagtGATGGCGAAGGTTTAACACCTCTACATATTGCATCACGGGAGGGGCATACAAGAGTAGTTCACTTATTGCTCAATAGAGGCGCGCTCCTGCACAGAGACCACAACGGCCGTAATCCGCTCCATCTAGCGGCAATGAGCGGGTACACTCAAACCATTGAGCTTTTACATTCAGTGCACTCACACCTGTTAGATCAAGCTGATAAAGATGGC AATACACCGTTACATCTAGCTACTATGGAGAATAAACCAAACTCAATTGCTCTATTATTATCAATGGGGTGTTGCCTGAGTTACAATTCTCTTGATATGAGTGCCATTGACTATGCTATCTATTACAAGTTTCCTGAGGCCGCCCTTGCCATGGTTACTCACGAGCACAG AGCCCAAGAAGTAATGTCTCTAAGATCTGACCGCCACCCTTGCGTGACACTAGCTCTTATTGCGTACATGCCTCGTGTATTTGAGGCTGTTCAGGACAAATGTATAACGAAAGCGAACTGCAAGAAagattcaaaaagtttttat ataaaatacACCTTCTCGGCTCTGTGCCCTCCGATTATAATTGACGATCTGAATAAGAAGCCAGatgtttttgtaaaatcaCCATTGCCTGTAATGAAC ATTAAGTACCGCTTCAGATACTACCAACACACGAAACTTGAAATTGCAGCGCTGAGACAGGCGCTAGACAACCCCAAGTTTCGCCCTGAACCGTTGAGTGTTATCAAC GCTATGGTCGCGCACGGTCGGGTTGAATTGCTGGCTCATCCTCTAAGCCAAAAATATCTTCAGATGAAATGGAACTCATACGGAAAATACTTTCACTTAATGaatttgctattttattgCATATTTCTGGTTTTTATCACCCTCTATGGATACCTTCTTATGAGAAACACAACTGAATTTGAGAAACGATCACTTCTAATGCGAAACGCCAGCGTTGAGAATCAGACATCAATGTTTAAGAATTTTTCGAGGCTGTCTAAAAACTTTACGTTTACAAACTTCACTTCACCATATGAATCAG ATAAAATAACCATATTCCCTTTTACAATTGCTTTTGAGTCAATGGTAGCGTTTTACACGTGCACTATGGCAATCCGTGTCTAtacttgtatttattttgtttgggaaatttataacataaagcaaCAGAAATGGCATTACTTGGCTGATCCTGCAAATTTTGTGTCCTGGATTTTGTACGTGAGCTCATCATTAATGGTCTGGCCTTCTGAATCCTCTGAGAACTTACAG TACTCAGCCGCGTCACTGACAATGTTCTTATCATGGTTCGAACTTTTATTGCTTTTACAACGGTTTGATCAAATTGGAATCTACGTCGTCATGTTTTTGGAAATATTACAGACTCTTATAAAAGTGTTAATGGttttttcaattttgattATTGCATTTGGACTATCTTTCTACGTGCTCCTGTCAAAA GGTCACCACCTTTCATTTAATAGTATCCCAATGGCACTGATGCGCACCTTTGCAATGATGTTAGGAGAAATCGATTTTGTGGGAACATACATCCAGCCCTATTATAACACAGAGTCGCACACGGACCTTGTTCTACCGTTTCCTTTGATGACTTTCTTTATGCTTGGCCTGTTCATGGTGTTTATGCCGATTCTTCTAATGAACCTGCTTATCGGTTTGGCGGTTGGTGACATCGAAAGTGTGAGACGGAACGCTCAATTGAAACGGCTGGCTATGCAA GTAGTACTACACACCGAGCTCGAAAGGAAATTACCAGCATTTTGTTTGgagaaagttgataaaaacGAAGTAATTGAATATCCTAATACGAATCACTGCAAACTTGGTTTCTTTGAGACTTTACGCAAATGGTTTACAAACCCATTCTCTGAAGATG CTACTTTGGACATAGTACTTGAAAGTAACGAGGATTATGTAGCATCACAGttggaaaaacaaaaatatcgaCTCAGAGAAATGAATCACTTAATGGAACAACAGCAAACACTTCTACGACTCATCGTACAA AAAATGGAGATAAAAACAGAGGCGGACGACGTAGATGAAGGAATCGCACCAAATGAGAGCAGATTCCTTCCCCGTTGGAACTCCCCTAGAATTCGCAAGAAACTGCGACCCGGCTCTTCCTTCAACAAGGGAATTTGA